A genomic segment from Nitrospira sp. encodes:
- a CDS encoding Glucose-methanol-choline (GMC) oxidoreductase:NAD binding site: MLLDARSISAGDTLTADVCIVGAGAAGITLALELMATGLKVIVLEAGGKSKAGSSQSLYQGALNDPVRHLPLDQARYRQLGGTTSLWGGRCIPFDSLDFDQREWVSHSGWPFALKEMDGYYRRAHVYCECGKYDYLVSTALPGATPSMLPGFEDGDVNTAGIERWSPPTQFGKVYRPILTRADNLRILLHALAVELQTSGDGTRIDLVDVGTFTGRRFKVRAGTTVLAGGGLETTRLLLASRRVHREGIGNHSDWLGRGYMSHIHGVIASVSLTAGQDVMFGYEADPEGVFCRRRIAFSEDAQRRHRLLNLYMLLDRPLLGDPGHGNAVLSATFLLKRLLGGRQQEKLGKGKFSLYWRHIKNILTGSPQALSVLPKFGRKRLLQRRRIPSLLMRSRSNTYYLYFQSEQIPHRDNRVVLDDACDEFGMPRLRLHFEVTEQDRQSVQRAHELIDQELRRQKCGYLTYLGSDVSQLLCDVKGVLGHHIGTTRISADPSLGVVDEQCRVHGIENLFVASSSVFPTSSHANPTLTIVAMALRLADHLKATHSIVTPA, from the coding sequence ATGTTGCTTGATGCAAGATCAATCTCCGCCGGAGACACCCTGACGGCCGATGTGTGCATTGTGGGGGCAGGCGCTGCCGGCATTACGTTGGCTCTGGAACTGATGGCTACCGGTCTCAAGGTTATTGTATTGGAAGCCGGCGGGAAATCAAAAGCCGGGTCGAGTCAGAGCCTCTACCAGGGAGCACTGAACGATCCGGTTCGTCATCTGCCGTTGGATCAGGCTCGGTATCGCCAGCTCGGCGGCACCACATCTCTATGGGGTGGACGCTGCATTCCGTTCGATTCCCTCGACTTCGACCAACGCGAGTGGGTCTCGCATAGCGGCTGGCCTTTTGCATTAAAGGAAATGGACGGTTATTACCGACGTGCCCATGTGTATTGTGAGTGTGGCAAGTACGACTATCTCGTGTCGACCGCGTTGCCCGGCGCGACACCTTCGATGTTGCCGGGGTTTGAGGACGGGGATGTGAATACAGCCGGCATTGAGCGATGGAGTCCGCCGACGCAATTCGGGAAGGTGTATCGCCCGATACTCACACGCGCGGACAACCTGCGTATCTTATTGCACGCTCTGGCTGTTGAATTGCAGACCTCAGGGGACGGCACGCGGATCGATTTGGTTGATGTGGGCACCTTCACCGGCCGTCGCTTCAAGGTTCGCGCGGGCACCACCGTGCTGGCCGGCGGCGGGTTGGAAACGACGCGGCTCCTGTTGGCTTCGCGACGGGTGCATCGAGAGGGGATCGGCAACCATTCGGATTGGTTGGGACGCGGGTATATGTCGCATATTCACGGCGTCATCGCGAGCGTCTCGCTCACGGCGGGGCAAGACGTCATGTTCGGGTACGAGGCTGATCCTGAAGGGGTATTCTGCCGACGTCGTATCGCTTTCTCGGAAGATGCTCAGCGTCGCCACCGCCTGTTGAATCTGTACATGCTGTTGGACCGACCCTTGTTGGGCGACCCCGGTCATGGTAATGCGGTCCTTTCTGCAACGTTTTTGCTCAAACGCTTGTTGGGAGGGAGGCAGCAAGAGAAATTGGGGAAGGGGAAATTCTCCCTCTATTGGCGGCATATCAAGAATATCCTGACTGGTTCTCCCCAGGCTTTGTCGGTACTCCCAAAGTTCGGTCGTAAGCGGCTGCTCCAACGACGGCGGATTCCTTCGTTGTTGATGCGATCTCGGTCAAACACCTATTACCTCTACTTCCAGAGTGAGCAAATACCTCATCGAGACAACCGCGTGGTATTGGATGATGCGTGTGACGAATTCGGTATGCCCCGGTTGCGACTTCATTTCGAAGTCACTGAGCAGGATAGACAGAGTGTGCAACGGGCACATGAGTTGATCGACCAGGAACTACGTCGGCAGAAATGCGGTTACTTGACCTATTTGGGAAGCGATGTGTCGCAGTTGCTGTGCGACGTGAAAGGGGTGCTGGGTCATCACATCGGAACCACGCGTATCTCCGCGGATCCCTCGTTGGGCGTGGTCGACGAGCAGTGCCGTGTGCATGGGATAGAAAATCTGTTCGTCGCCAGCAGTTCGGTGTTTCCGACATCCAGCCATGCAAATCCGACCTTGACGATCGTCGCCATGGCGCTGCGTCTCGCCGATCATCTCAAAGCGACACATTCTATTGTCACGCCAGCCTAA
- a CDS encoding UDP-glucose 4-epimerase, with translation MYWKNKRVLVTGGAGQIGSHLVSRLVAAGAEVTVADNLWRGKKSNLLGENGVPVIDMDRRFLELDLCDYRSCERATGGQDIVYHLADVVAGINYVFGNQFSLFNTNLIIDSNMLRAAIANKVSSYVYVGTACSYPAERQSRLNPPPFKEDDAYPASPESSYGWSKLMGEMGCDLARKEKLLDIGILRFHNVYGPHCEMSPEKSQVIPSLIRKAIRHPDEAFMVWGSGKQRRAFVFVSDIVDALVSVATKGMNQGVIQIGPDYSTSIKEIAELVCAISGKQIDIRFDTSKPEGDVDRAADWSRARDILGWSPKTSIQEGLEQTFAWCERQVFQGVGRG, from the coding sequence ATGTATTGGAAAAACAAACGCGTACTTGTCACCGGGGGCGCGGGTCAGATTGGATCCCATCTCGTGTCGCGGCTCGTTGCGGCAGGCGCGGAGGTGACCGTCGCGGATAATCTGTGGCGTGGAAAGAAGTCGAATCTGCTCGGGGAGAACGGGGTTCCGGTGATCGACATGGATCGCCGATTTTTGGAGCTGGACTTATGCGACTATCGGAGCTGTGAGCGGGCGACAGGCGGGCAGGATATCGTCTATCACCTGGCGGATGTGGTTGCCGGCATCAATTATGTGTTCGGTAACCAGTTCTCACTGTTCAATACAAATCTGATTATCGATTCCAATATGTTGCGGGCGGCCATCGCCAACAAGGTATCGTCTTACGTGTATGTGGGAACCGCATGCAGTTATCCGGCTGAACGCCAGAGCAGATTGAACCCACCGCCCTTCAAGGAAGATGACGCCTATCCGGCTTCACCGGAGTCGTCTTATGGGTGGAGCAAGTTGATGGGGGAAATGGGATGTGATCTGGCTCGTAAAGAGAAGTTGTTGGATATCGGAATTCTTCGGTTTCATAACGTCTATGGACCGCACTGTGAAATGTCTCCTGAGAAATCGCAAGTCATTCCGTCGCTGATCCGCAAGGCCATCAGGCATCCGGACGAAGCATTCATGGTGTGGGGGTCTGGAAAACAGCGCCGCGCGTTCGTGTTTGTAAGCGATATTGTAGATGCGCTGGTTTCAGTGGCCACGAAGGGCATGAATCAAGGCGTGATTCAGATCGGCCCTGATTACAGTACCTCGATTAAGGAGATTGCGGAACTGGTATGCGCTATTTCCGGAAAGCAGATCGATATCCGGTTCGACACCAGCAAGCCTGAAGGTGATGTTGACCGAGCCGCTGACTGGAGTCGCGCGCGCGACATTCTCGGTTGGTCACCCAAGACGAGTATTCAAGAAGGACTTGAACAGACGTTTGCCTGGTGTGAACGACAGGTATTCCAAGGCGTCGGGCGAGGCTGA
- a CDS encoding GDP-mannose 4,6-dehydratase, with translation MKKALITGISGQDGSYLAELLLAKGYEVHGIIRRSSSFNTGRIDAIYQDPHVAEPRLKLVYGDLNDASSLNKVLRTIQPDEIYNLGAQSHVRVSFDVPEYTAEVTALGTVRLLEAIRESGIRPKFYQASSSEMFGKVQEIPQRESTPFYPRSPYGAAKVYAHWITVNYREAYNLFACSGILFNHESPRRGETFVTRKISRAAARIKLGLQQELYLGNLDAKRDWGFAGDYVQAMWMMLQADQPDDYVIATGETHTVREFLDRTFSYLDMDWTQYVKIDPRYYRPTEVDLLIGDASKAKKVLGWEPKVSFEELIVMMVEGDLRAERDTLNGTRGARQSCRI, from the coding sequence GTGAAGAAAGCATTGATCACCGGCATCAGCGGGCAGGATGGGTCGTACCTCGCAGAGTTATTGTTGGCGAAAGGTTACGAGGTCCATGGCATTATCCGACGGTCCAGTTCCTTCAATACCGGCCGCATCGATGCGATCTATCAAGACCCGCATGTTGCCGAGCCGAGACTGAAGCTGGTCTATGGGGACCTCAACGATGCCAGTTCGCTCAATAAAGTTTTGCGCACGATTCAGCCGGATGAGATCTACAACCTGGGCGCACAGAGCCACGTGCGCGTGAGTTTCGATGTGCCTGAATATACCGCCGAGGTGACCGCACTGGGAACCGTCCGCCTATTGGAAGCCATTCGGGAATCAGGCATCCGACCCAAGTTTTATCAAGCTTCCTCGAGCGAGATGTTCGGAAAGGTGCAGGAGATTCCGCAACGGGAGAGCACGCCGTTCTATCCACGTAGTCCCTATGGAGCTGCCAAGGTCTACGCCCACTGGATTACGGTCAATTATCGTGAGGCGTACAATCTGTTTGCCTGTAGCGGCATTCTCTTTAACCATGAATCGCCTCGTCGAGGTGAAACCTTTGTGACTCGAAAAATTTCACGGGCGGCAGCACGAATCAAGCTGGGGTTGCAGCAGGAGCTGTATCTCGGGAATCTCGACGCAAAGCGCGACTGGGGGTTTGCCGGCGATTACGTGCAGGCGATGTGGATGATGTTGCAAGCGGATCAACCGGATGACTATGTGATTGCGACCGGCGAAACCCATACGGTGAGGGAATTTCTCGATCGTACGTTCAGCTACCTCGACATGGATTGGACGCAATATGTGAAAATCGACCCGCGTTATTACCGCCCCACCGAGGTCGACCTGCTGATCGGGGATGCCTCGAAAGCGAAAAAGGTCTTGGGTTGGGAGCCGAAGGTGTCCTTTGAGGAACTCATCGTGATGATGGTTGAAGGTGATCTACGCGCCGAGCGGGATACTCTCAATGGGACGAGGGGAGCACGTCAATCATGTCGTATTTGA
- a CDS encoding Mobile element protein, producing MPPQTVVEAAFEQDRKPTSRKRFLDEMNRVVPWAEVASTYSRLTALMATRS from the coding sequence ATGCCACCACAGACCGTTGTCGAAGCCGCCTTTGAACAGGATCGCAAGCCAACCAGCCGGAAGCGGTTTCTCGACGAAATGAACCGGGTCGTGCCGTGGGCGGAAGTTGCATCCACATACAGCCGCCTGACAGCACTCATGGCCACAAGATCATAG
- a CDS encoding Mobile element protein, with product MPPSFVPSTRRRRKRGQQQTQALGRSRGGFTTKIHAVCDALGNPLRFIVTGGERHDCTQAQALLDGVHAPAVLADKGYDADELVPWIQQTGAVVVIPPRSNRTILRDYDNRLYKERNLVETQSGGMDVWEPQAVPSDRRDTTRLRSPSCRSSSSQPTTYGSSKGRQTLVNGPPLILFKIVR from the coding sequence ATGCCACCATCATTCGTGCCATCAACACGCCGCAGGCGCAAAAGGGGGCAGCAGCAGACGCAGGCCTTAGGACGTAGCCGGGGCGGGTTTACCACAAAAATTCATGCTGTGTGCGATGCGTTGGGCAATCCGCTCCGCTTCATTGTCACCGGGGGTGAACGACATGACTGCACACAAGCCCAGGCGCTGCTGGACGGCGTCCACGCTCCCGCCGTGCTGGCCGACAAAGGGTATGATGCAGATGAGCTGGTCCCCTGGATTCAGCAGACCGGAGCCGTCGTGGTGATCCCTCCGAGATCGAACCGAACGATCCTCCGCGACTACGACAATAGGCTGTACAAGGAACGCAACCTGGTGGAAACGCAATCTGGTGGAATGGATGTTTGGGAACCTCAAGCAGTTCCGTCGGATCGACGCGATACGACAAGACTGCGCTCTCCTTCCTGTCGTTCGTCCAGCTCGCAGCCAACTACGTATGGCTCAAGTAAAGGTCGACAGACCCTAGTGAATGGTCCCCCGCTCATACTGTTCAAAATTGTGCGTTGA